In Streptomyces longhuiensis, the following proteins share a genomic window:
- a CDS encoding helix-turn-helix domain-containing protein, whose translation MTQETLAEQAGLDRQSINRIEQGHASPILDNLIRIAVGIGVPLRDLV comes from the coding sequence ATGACGCAGGAGACCTTGGCGGAACAGGCGGGCCTCGACCGGCAGAGCATCAACCGCATCGAGCAAGGCCACGCGAGCCCGATCCTCGACAACCTGATCCGCATCGCCGTCGGGATCGGCGTCCCGCTCCGCGACCTCGTCTGA
- a CDS encoding aminoglycoside phosphotransferase, translated as MPIPRIAFEQLPADARRAVADQTGTVHHTETMTGGMNSSIASVLHTGSGPVFVKGIPADHHQVDAQRREAAVAPHLPPSCPRLHWHIEAAGWSLLGYEVVHGRHADYAPGSADLELVEDALTELQAVTAPADLDIKEAADRWKNYVPLNVLHYFRGTALLHTDFAPDNILITGGRARLVDWAWPTRGAAWIDPGALALRLMEAGHSVEDALGFADRFPSWHDAEAGALAAFGMASAALWHEISEQSPAEWKQGMARHAALLADHLAEGR; from the coding sequence GTGCCCATTCCCCGCATCGCCTTCGAGCAGCTCCCCGCCGACGCCCGCCGGGCCGTCGCCGACCAGACCGGCACCGTCCACCACACCGAGACGATGACCGGCGGCATGAACTCCAGCATCGCCTCCGTCCTGCACACCGGCAGCGGGCCCGTGTTCGTCAAGGGCATCCCCGCCGACCACCACCAGGTCGACGCGCAGCGCCGCGAAGCCGCCGTCGCCCCACACCTGCCCCCCTCCTGCCCCCGCCTTCACTGGCACATCGAGGCCGCCGGGTGGAGCCTGCTCGGATACGAGGTCGTCCACGGCAGGCACGCCGACTACGCGCCCGGCTCGGCCGACCTCGAGCTCGTCGAGGACGCGCTCACCGAGCTCCAGGCCGTGACCGCGCCAGCCGACCTCGATATCAAGGAAGCCGCAGACCGGTGGAAGAACTATGTCCCGCTGAACGTCCTCCACTACTTCCGCGGCACGGCGCTGCTCCACACCGACTTCGCCCCGGACAACATCTTGATCACCGGCGGCCGGGCCCGCCTCGTCGATTGGGCGTGGCCGACGCGTGGCGCTGCCTGGATCGATCCTGGGGCGCTGGCGCTGCGGCTCATGGAGGCTGGCCACTCGGTTGAGGATGCGCTCGGGTTCGCTGACCGGTTCCCGTCGTGGCACGACGCCGAGGCCGGGGCGCTTGCCGCGTTCGGGATGGCCTCGGCCGCCCTGTGGCACGAGATCTCCGAGCAGTCGCCGGCCGAGTGGAAGCAGGGGATGGCTCGCCACGCTGCCCTGCTGGCTGACCACTTGGCCGAGGGACGGTAG